A genomic segment from Gloeocapsa sp. PCC 73106 encodes:
- a CDS encoding UPF0175 family protein, which produces MSTIFLEIPEEILISLKETPENLSRELKILAAVKLFELDKLSSGRAAQLAGMSRVEFLTILGRYQVSPFSLTTEQLEQDIVNA; this is translated from the coding sequence CTTGAAATCCCTGAAGAAATCTTAATTAGTCTCAAAGAAACTCCCGAAAACCTATCGAGAGAATTAAAAATATTGGCAGCCGTTAAACTCTTTGAACTTGACAAGTTATCCTCAGGACGTGCCGCACAATTAGCCGGAATGTCACGAGTAGAATTTTTAACTATTTTGGGACGTTATCAAGTTTCTCCCTTTTCTTTAACAACTGAACAATTGGAACAAGATATTGTCAATGCCTGA